AGTCACGGTATCCGACCACGGCGGGTCCAGTAAAAACGGGCGGTGCTATTAGCGGAACAGTGATCGCTCGTTGcgcctcgaccccccccccccccccaacattcccgcggggggcggggggtgcctcGGCCGCGCGTCACGACGACGGACGATGGACGCGAATTGCGTCACCGGTTTGCCAGCTCGCTCCCGCGGATCGGATGAGCCCGGAGCCGGTTCCGTTAGCGGACGCGTACGCTACGGTTGCTACGGTTACGGACTACGGTGCCCGGCTGGAAACGCAGCGCCCGGTACCGGTTCGCTCAGCGCTGCGCCACCGTGCGAGCGCTTTCCCGAAACTTGGAGGAAAGCTCGGCGCGCGATTTGGGGCGAGGCCGGTTTGAGGGAATCGTCGTCCGCGAATTCGATTTTTCCGGATAAAGGGCGGATAAACCTTCCGGATAACCGTTCCGGATAAACCTCCATAGTTAAAAGAGTATCCAACAGTGCTCATGGCAAATTCCAGGTCACTACGTACTCTTTTTATCGGCGTTACAATGTTGCGTCTGTGTCGATAATTAATTTGGCCTCGGTATGAAGGCAGCATTGATATCGTAGCCGGCATTTTCGTCACTGCGAATGTAATGTTGAAAGCGAAGATTCTTTTTTCCCCGTGTCTGTCTTTTCTTTTCGTGATGAGACTGtgcgaattggactgcatttggtGGTAAGAAACTACCGTCGTTGTAccgcgccaaggaaaaacgctgtatgaaataAACTACGAATGAGACCTTTAAGAATGTGGTTGCAGCAAGGCACGGACATTGTTTTACGCCATGCGACATTTGGACGTGTttaagctaaaaggaactatgttgcacgaaATCTCTATGcaaatagttctttttagcataaatacgtccatttaattctTATTCGACTTGCTTCTGTTTTGCTTCGGATTTGCTTGCTGTGGCGTAAAAATGTACGTTTCTCCGCTCGGCGACACCATATGCATGTTTTCTATGATTCATTTTACTTTTGCACTTTCCTCTTATTCAAGTCTTTCCCTTACACCCCCTCTTGTTCTCTCCATGATGAGCCTCAACAGTCAACTAACGGTGCCGTATCGCTCTGTTTCAGGTGCCGACCCGGGGAATCAAAACTTGGTCTCAGACAGTGGTATGAAATCAGAGAACCTCAGCAGCCTAGACGATTTGCTGGAACCACTCCACGGGTGCAAGGCCCCAAAGGATGAGGACTTTTTCGTGCCGACGTGCACGATGAACCGGCCAACGATGCTGAGCGCCAAGTACCTCGAGAAGGAGGAACGACGCAAGGTGCTCAAGATCTCCGTGAACAAGCTCAAGAAGATCGAGGACCCGGAGTCCTCGCTGCGCCGATCGGTGCTCATCAACAACACGATGAAGCGTCTCCAGCGCGAAACCCGCGAGGAGAAGCAACGGACGGCCGCCCACAAGCGCGCCACCTACCTCACCCCTCGCACGTCGACCGTCGACGCCACGCAGCTGAGCGACATCACCAACCTCCCGAGTTCGGCGCTGCCGACGACGACCACGCTCCCTGGCGGACGGACCGAGAGGCTCGaggcccccgcccccgcctcgCGCTGCGCCGCCGGTCGGAAGCGCTCCCTGGACGACATCGACGACTGCGACGTCACCGACGTCCTCAGCCAGTTCTACATGCCGCCGACGCCGCGGCTCCTCACCTCCATCAGCGACGACGAGGACGAAGAACTCAACGTCGTCGACATCGACTGTCCGTGTCCCTCGCCGAAGAAGCCCCGGCTCGACTCGACCGAGTTCCTCAGCGACCTGTCCGATAGCAGTAGTTTTAGGAGTAGTTTAGGAAGTAGTTTAAGGAGTAGTGACCTAAGGGACTTCCCCATGTCCGACCCCGATCTCCTCCTGGAGCCCTCGCTCCAGTGCCAGTCACAATCCTCCTACTCGTGTGGCCACTCGTCAGTCTTCAGCGACATCCAGTCTGTCGTCTTCCACAGTTTGATCGCGTCGCTCGAGACGTAGCAGTCCTTTAGTGTCAATTTCTCCTGCTTCTAGGCTGGCTCCTTGATTCAGGCCTACCAAAGTGGCGCTCCTTGCGTGCTCGCGGCTCGGGAAACAGAGAGGTTGCTCTTGAGACAGTTGGTGCGAGGGGCAATCCGATTCCATCAAATCCCTCGTCCCCAAGCTGTATGGAATAGAATTAGATAACCTTAATGTCTTGTGTGAAGAAAAGACTGACGTGGTGGCCAGTTTTGGTTAAAGGTGGACATTTTGGCAGACAAGGCCGCAACCTGTAAAAGAGGCGGCAAGATATACCGTAGTCTCTACCAACTACCTATTgtattcaactttgacaattAATATACCTTTCTCTGTGTAACATAATTTTGACCAAGTTCTTCTGTCCTTGATACTTCTTTTTCTGGTAACGTAAATTAGTATGAATTACATACCGGCCGTCAGCTCCCTTTTCATCCACGATTTTTTAGGACATAACCTCGGATCGAGTACACTGTTTCTCGTGGTGCAATTAAAAGTATTTATAACAAACAATAATGTATCCCCAGATTTTAGTGGAAATCACTGTTATTACAATTCTATGGTCTTATTTTGTATTGTTTGCTTTAACATATTGACGAAGAGTAAGATATTATGCCCGTTCAAAGCACGGAAGAAGATGAGAAAAGGGAATTTTTGGattgtattttttattcatttaatgTAACTGAAAGTTAATTGAAAACTTTATCAGCCAACTTGATTTCTTCCTGATCAGGGGGCGTTTGAGTACTATATGAACCGCACTCTTTTCcgattaattcatttttatttttttcatttcatcttgGTTCCAATTTTGATTTTGGTTTTATCTGTAACACAGCAAAGCACCTGTATCGAATAGCTTAACACTGAACAGAgattttctctctattttcatcgctttcttaaaaattcaaccAACAAACCTTTTTACCTGtatcaaagatttttttttttaatttagataTTTTCATAATATATCCTCTCCTCTCATAATGAACCATAACGTAAATTTAGACCCCCTCCCTTCCAAGTGTGTCATATATTACTTAAACGCCCCTTTAAACGTATTGTCAAGTCCATTCTGGCCTTCCCACGTTTGCTTTACTTACGATCACTACGAATCTGCTAATGTTCCTAGTAGTAATTTTTCTCTGGCTAACCCGAGCCCGTAACCGTTAAGAAGTGTGGGGAAAAATTACTGTGATATTTATGTGAaactacgtaaaattctggcgCGATTCGGAAACGTAAGTTCGAATCAAGCGAAGTTGGTCGTTCTCGTAAAACCCATCCAAAAGTAGTGTTGCATTCCTtccaactgaaaaaaattacaagtgaGATTAACAAATTTCCTTGTAGCTATTGTCACCGAGAAATCCTGGAAATTTCAGCCTCTTTTCGCTGTTTTTATTTAGTCTCCGATGCTGATCTTTCTACCGGTCATTTGCCGCgtaatttatataatttttgaaaaaagctgGTAAAATAATATGTAACACTATAAAGTTAGTGAAACGGGTGTAAAATGATCGAGAATACCCATTCGGTAATCAATAGCTCCAATGGAAGTTGGGAATGTCtccgagttttttttctaaCCCGAAGCTCGCAACACGCTCGTGCCATTTTTTGTATCCAGAATTTATTTTCGCAAGAATATGGTCAAAAATTTCCtaaatatcaaaatattgtcacgACCAACAGAGAATAAGTGACGTCAGTATTTCTGGTACCTACCGCCAAAAACTGTGCAAGCCTTCTGTTCCGGGCTTCTCGAGTTTACTTTTCATCATTGCACAACTTATAAGTACCATTACCACCCCTTATACCCCTTGTCCAACCTGTATAAAAAACCTTTAGATTTTATTCTGGACTCAATGGGGAATGTTAAACCCTTTTGTTTTCCTCCGACAAACTTATTTTTAATGTGCTTGAATGTTCGTGCTAGAATCCACCAGTAgtgcatttttatattttttaaaatcttttccaCTGCTTCAAAAACTTGTAGGCAATTACGTgtacttaattttaaaacaagtaatagtttttctatttttttctccatataTTCCCAAAATCAAATCATATCCGTGTGGTTGTTATTGCAATAATGGACGAGTGAAATATCGCGAGACGTAGGTCGAAtaagttttgtatttttttaattttagtaaatttattTGTTCGTACAGTCGCTGTTCTTGAAAAATAGGTCCTCCAAAGAAATGAAAGTTTGGTTGAATTCTACAGCTAAGCCTAAGAATGTACCAGTTATTTCGTTAAACTTGACTAATTAATAAAAAGCGAAACGTCAACACTTGAAGCATTTGTTTCTTGGTGCAACTATTTTAGGGTGAAAAATATCGGAGATTCTCTGAATCTCGCTGAATCGAATTTCACTTGAGGATCGATCGTCAGTTTTTCAGCTGGCTTTGCCGGTCGGGTACATGTTCGCTTGCGAACGTATTTTTTTCAGCTGATTATTGTTTTTCTCAACGCTCCCCTCTTTTTCAAGCAAGTTTCAatgcctttttattttttatttttttattgtctgTCCTATGATTGTttttttcccattcatttttCTGTCCTTTATGTATACTAAAAGAAAGTAATTAAACAACATGAATGGAATATCACTAAGAAGAAAAGTTAGATTTAATGTTCGAATGTTAATTCACGCAAGGAGCAACCTAAATTGTATGATGTAATGAATATTCATGACAGGAATTTAACACAAATGCAGTTAGATCAAAGCTGAAGGATGCATGCTCGACTCCAAAAACCTTCATTTCAGAGGTGCAGTTACCCAAAACTCCAGAAGATTTTACTTGTGGCAAAGTTCTTGTCTGTAATATTTATACATAGATttgattgtgtttttttttgcgatCCAGAAGAGTAATTATTAGGAGGATTACAGTTCAAAGTATAACATGATCCACTtgtttttcaacaaattacGTTTCGAATCCACATCTCTGTCAAAATGAATCAACTATTCATAGTACGAACTCAGAAACAAACATACTAAAAGGAAATACCTACAGCAGTACTATTTTGATGATCATACctataaatgtttttttccgTCGACATCAATAATTTTAAGTCACTGCTCGAAGTAAAATTGCTTGTTAAAACTTCATGAGAATTAACTTTTTTCACCAAACGACAAAATATGGACGTACTCCTTTGTTATTATTTCCTTTACAGCTGTCGAAcgcatgtaaaaaaattaccttcCATTTTTCTGTACGTTCACTTTTCCTTATATTTGTAGTTACATTTTTCCTCCTCTATGTTACCTGCTGACCTGCTCTCAAAATTATTCGAAGCAACGGGAGCCTCAAATCTTAAATGTTGTATGGTCTTCCTGTCATTTTTACGCGTATGTGTCATTTCTTATTCCgaaaaaatttcacgatgaaaaatgatttttcttttccctcgcTTTTTCGAGGAAGAAAATCTCTTTTGATTATTTTGCGCAACAATTAAAGCCAAGTTCCGTGATTTTCACGTCTGGCTGCCGATCGCATGTAAACACTCAGAATTACTGTATTAGAAattcgtaaaaattgtaaaatttactcaaaagTTTGTATTCAACTTTTGCTTCCATTATTTTACGGCTCTTGATCAGCCAAGCTCAGATCTTTCCATGCCTGTGCATCGGGTGACGTGCTCGATCTCAGGGTCATCCGTAAAATATCATTCGCCCATTGATTTAGCTCATTTTAATTATATTCggacttttcttttcttcatcacttcctcctcctccttcttcctcttcttcttatttATTTCAAAGTGGCCGGCCTGGTTTTCGCCAGAGATGTGCTACTAATTTGAATCCTCTGTCCCCGCACAAATTGGTGTGTGAAAATTTGatacatttcaaagaaaatttcgaattagcagcattagttgaaaaagttttgagtATTTTACGAATCTACTTGCCTTTTTGGTGAATGATCAAGTTGCTCGTACCTCATGAGGTATTCATGCAAGAAACCCCAAAAGCACTTTTCAAAATAGCCGGTTGTTCCCTGGCAGCAGGGTATATGTTTTTTTCACGCGCACTATCTTGAAAATATACGTCAGTGCAAACGGAAACCTGTACAAATACCAGTACATTACGATTTCGTGCAgagaataaaatataaaatttgcgTGTAAACTTTGGACCCTCTTTTAGTTTCTTGAGATATGTTTTGCTAATTGAATGGTTTTACTTAAATCTCATCTTTTAATAATCCACCCTCTTTGCCCTTAATGAAATCTCAGTTTAAGCTTTTTACCATCCCTGTAAGTGAGTATGCATTTCCGTCAAACCAGCTGAGCCCATTTTTTCCCTCTGCTCAATTAAACCATTTTGAAGTGTTGCTTCTAGTCGATTAGGGTTAGCAATCTACATTGAAATTGCCCAAGTCAATTGTTGCATGCAAGTGAAATCGAGATTTTAAACGTTCGGCACGCGCCAGTTATAAATCTAAAatctttttaagaattttagatatttttttcctATATGGTGCTGGAAGGAACCTTCTTTCCAaaaaagcaattatttttaaataactggtatattttattttgtacgAAAAAGATTTTCTGCACGAAAAGGAAAGATTTCCCACGAAGAAAGAGCACAGTGTTTCTGTCGCTAGTTTTgtggaaggaaaaaagaaaacgttCGCTGTTGCGAACTGTTTGCACCAAATAATTGCAACATCCTCCAGCATGTACTGGACAAGAATAACCAATTTTATAAATCGGAAGTTTGTATGAAGACAGATaaatctgttaaaaaaaaagaagtaaatatGACATTTGTATTAAAGTAGGTACACTGTAAATAAATTTACTGTCGACTGAGTTAATATTAAATGATTGTAAAGTAAaaaatgttattgtttttttattaaataaaaatacgTTGAAACTTTCTTATGTGTTAATTCATCACCTTTCCCGTTTATTGAATCTACCAGAAAAACATTCTCATATGACtcaattttctagaaaaaagaTCATCGAaagtatttcaaagaaaatactaGTATTCAGCATCAAATCCGCAGCGATGCTTGGTTCAACATTACATCATTAAACTCCTTAAGGTAATTCGATGGACGTTACATTTTGTTTCAGAACGACAtacgatatattgcatcgattggttccattttctcagctgCTTACTCGTcacttttttcgaattttgtgaTCGCaactctgttgtcaggagactgaagaattcacttaccaattttgacaaacgaatttaacttaataaaggcgtgattctttaaaggaaaactatcgcattcgatactgatatcgaaactgcactcgaatgcgatattttctctcttaaaaaaccCCGCCTAtaatactttgaatttgttcgtcAAACTGGGTAAgagaattctttagtctcccgacaacagaattgcgatctcaaaatccgAGAAAGacgacgagtagctgaaaaaatggaaccaatcaatACGAGAAATtgcatgtcgttttgacacaaaatatgacgtccatcgaattacCTTAAGAAGTGCATGAAATGTACGAATCATTAGGATTCACTACCACACAACTCTGTCAGACTCACAAAAAAACTTAGGTGAAATGTAAGTGAACTGGAAAGCCGCCTTCAAAACTTTGTGAAATGCTAAAAATCGTTAACACTCAATACTCATGAAATTCGTAAAGCAATTTATATAgcattaaaaatgcataacGCACGTTCTAAAGTTAGTATGAATGTCAGTAAAAAATGTGTCGGTACTAACTCTTATCAACACAactaaaaagtattaaaaatgcCTCTGCGCATTTTTCCTTCAGAAGCCCAGATGGGTTTTTTACTTCgtacattttcaaaacattccTTTGAAACAGAAATCATCCTCTTAAAACCAAGTTTGCAAAATCTAACATCCCTTCGTCACCAATAGGGacactaaaataaaaaagttcacAACACCAATGCGGCGTCCTTGACTGTGATtgagaaaacacaaaaaattcgtcgtttggctgacataagggcgtaactacaattttAGATGAGCCCAAGAGAGCACTGACttatatggacgacagggttcatcgtcgagtgtagttacgcccctaTGTCAGGAGGGTGACGAATCAAAGGACGAATTCAACCGAAATCAGTGATAACTTTAAAGGCACCTAATTAAACATAAACTCCTGAGAAATTCTGATGAACAAATTAAAACAGTGTATTAGAAAGACGCAAATTAACTATTAGTATTTTTCCAAAGACGCAAATTAACTATTAGCATTATTCCAAAGACGCAAAAATGACAGGTAACGATCGTTTTGCTCCCTAACTGTCAAGATGGTAATCTGATGTTTATAGCcgtaataattttaattattatgcTCTGTAGTTCCATTGGTGACTAAGGAATAATGCAAAGCAAACAATTTTCATCTCGAAAAGCGTTCGACATGAGCGATAAAATGTAGAGCCAAAAGGAAAAATGTATAAGGAAAATCTGCCGAGACAGCatatattgaattttttctgaggcttattaaagacaaagaaaaagccATAAACGATGTCTCAGTCAtctatgactttttttttttaaaattctagcTCATAGGGAACAATTTATGAGAAGGACTTACTttgtaccctggtaaaaattggcagtagatctttgttccaaaataccatagacctaaagccggctgtaagctttccaatagcttctgtagccggctgtacaattgtggtaccgccgcgccgtggcacgctgcggcgcagcgggcgggcagagagcgcgaaacgcgctttgacgcctacaaacctaacagggatacttcacgcattgcgcaatgcgtgaagtatccctgttaggtttgtaggcgtcaatgcgcgtttgcgcaatgcgtgaagtatccctgttaggtttgtaggcgccagtgcgccgccgctccgctttgtgttaggctctaatatttaatctcgcggagtcagcgtttttcaactcatgattttgaaatgtttgcacactctgtaggtatggattattctcctttttaattgatgaaaaaattttaattgatgttttaaaggaaaatataatgtgtgttttataaacattaaggtagttccgtatcaaacttgatgatttccaaagcacacgaatttctacacaatttcttatagccttttatagccaatggcgataaagtgtaaagcccggccaTAGGAACtatatagcccgactgtatacttttttatagcttcgtatagtctggctatatgatttgctccgctttctacagccaggtatatgattttcaatagccttctttagtcgctATAAGAGCTCCtatgtattttgaaacgcagctcctatcgccaatttttaccagggtagaccggcggtgaaatttaaaaaacgcatatctcgtttgcggagttgccaaatctctgcGCCCGCCTTTAATCCTATCAGAGAAGGACGAACTAACACTATTGCCttgacattttctcaaattatttttcacacagagaggaaaaatcagtataTTTACTGTATTTCTATACAGtattttcccattcaaaaaaaaaaaaaaaatttaaaaaatggaaaatgtaaaaattagtCTTTTACAGGTGCCGAAAACCGAAATATGCTTTTTTGCAGTTCCATCGTCGATTGGTGACGCCTTACTACGGGAAACGGGACCTCTAAGAATAAGGTAGGTTCAAGCAGTTCAGTTCATGTTGTGCCAAGAGATGGGGGCAATGTTGCATTTTTTCATGACAACATTGAACCTACAACCCGGCAGATTAAACTTCAAATCCGTAGATATTTCTCCAACTGTATTTTTTGAATTGCAAATTCAATGTCATTAGTCCGGTTcggtttgaaaaattttccgcgTACTTCATACAACGATGATCAAAAAACATTACAGCATACGAAAGcactaattttttggttttgagTTTTTCGATTACGAAGGTGCCCTTCCCCGTAGAGGATCACATagcgtcgctcctctaacgtaagggcgtatctcgatttccgttTGAACCCCAGaaaccatagatttaaatgtggAACACgactcacgtgaaaattgagagacGTCCTTACTCCTTACGTCCAAGGAGCGATAAGAGTCAAATATTCTTAATAGTATCGTAGCGACGGAGAGTTTAAGCCTCCATGTAATTATGGAACATTAGATATACGTATTTGggataaaaaaaactgcacctatggaccagtggcgtggcgtgcttcgatatatatcgataattccccatttgaagccatggtaaagaatcgattattaaggtgttccttgcgaacaccctgataatcgattctattctcaggtttaaatggcagatcaatcgatatgtcgcaaacaAATGGTAGAGTCAGGCATTTTGTCagatgcctaggcaaatagtcaaatattctaacttacattgaaattctgatttttttcctaatttcagacaaaataattcattgctcctgcaagaaaaaattctcggtaaaaatgtgcacacacaatagtattttaagcaatttttagCCCCTGAGGAGACactaatcttgaaattttcagcaggtcgtaaaatacagaatttttggaatttcaacatttaaaaatatgagaagaaattgaagaggaagagacaaaaagagttcgtaggtttgatgagttaattttccaaaaatagtgaaaaatcgtgagctcttcgccataaattcacaaaattttgtagaccgtcaaaatttgactatctgcctaggtatttgacaaaatgcctgatttcgcTATTTGC
This window of the Bemisia tabaci chromosome 3, PGI_BMITA_v3 genome carries:
- the LOC109044208 gene encoding uncharacterized protein isoform X2 encodes the protein MNCADPGNQNLVSDSGMKSENLSSLDDLLEPLHGCKAPKDEDFFVPTCTMNRPTMLSAKYLEKEERRKVLKISVNKLKKIEDPESSLRRSVLINNTMKRLQRETREEKQRTAAHKRATYLTPRTSTVDATQLSDITNLPSSALPTTTTLPGGRTERLEAPAPASRCAAGRKRSLDDIDDCDVTDVLSQFYMPPTPRLLTSISDDEDEELNVVDIDCPCPSPKKPRLDSTEFLSDLSDSSSFRSSLGSSLRSSDLRDFPMSDPDLLLEPSLQCQSQSSYSCGHSSVFSDIQSVVFHSLIASLET
- the LOC109044208 gene encoding uncharacterized protein isoform X3; translated protein: MKSENLSSLDDLLEPLHGCKAPKDEDFFVPTCTMNRPTMLSAKYLEKEERRKVLKISVNKLKKIEDPESSLRRSVLINNTMKRLQRETREEKQRTAAHKRATYLTPRTSTVDATQLSDITNLPSSALPTTTTLPGGRTERLEAPAPASRCAAGRKRSLDDIDDCDVTDVLSQFYMPPTPRLLTSISDDEDEELNVVDIDCPCPSPKKPRLDSTEFLSDLSDSSSFRSSLGSSLRSSDLRDFPMSDPDLLLEPSLQCQSQSSYSCGHSSVFSDIQSVVFHSLIASLET
- the LOC109044208 gene encoding uncharacterized protein isoform X1; translation: MCKLSSADPGNQNLVSDSGMKSENLSSLDDLLEPLHGCKAPKDEDFFVPTCTMNRPTMLSAKYLEKEERRKVLKISVNKLKKIEDPESSLRRSVLINNTMKRLQRETREEKQRTAAHKRATYLTPRTSTVDATQLSDITNLPSSALPTTTTLPGGRTERLEAPAPASRCAAGRKRSLDDIDDCDVTDVLSQFYMPPTPRLLTSISDDEDEELNVVDIDCPCPSPKKPRLDSTEFLSDLSDSSSFRSSLGSSLRSSDLRDFPMSDPDLLLEPSLQCQSQSSYSCGHSSVFSDIQSVVFHSLIASLET